The Mercenaria mercenaria strain notata chromosome 1, MADL_Memer_1, whole genome shotgun sequence nucleotide sequence ctcactgcaaCAACTTGATACTATCCATATATGACTGAAAAGGCCTTACCTGGAAAAGAAGCTTTGAAGTACATACTGAACGGACAAACATGATCAAATTTTCTTTCTGCAGAATATCACAGCTTGTAGAAGAACTGCTTTCTAAAATAGTTTTCTGAGCAACTGATGGAAGTATAAGGGTAGTCTGTTATACTGACGCATTCcattcacttaaaatttacttcaGTTAACATGTATAACAATTTAAATATTCAACATTTACATCAGTAATGGCAAATATAAACATACATTATTCAACATTTACATCAGTAATGGCAAATATAAACGTACATTATTCAACATTTACATCAGTAATGGCAAATATAAACGTACATTATTCATCATTTACATAATTAAGGACAAATACAATGTCGCTGTTATTGTAAAATGCTTTTTTGTTTAACATCAAATAAAGAAAAGTACAAAAATAGTATGTATTGCACACTACGCAAAcacttacatttttaaaaaaactttgtctttttataaacaaaaagtgTCTAACATAATAAATCAAACATGTATCACTTATTTTAGAATATGGTCCCTAGAACTAAGATGTCACTATTTTCTGTCTTACAATCTAGAGAtgttctaaatatagattttatatgTCCTATGTCAATACTGGcttgtaattttgatatttatattcaATATTGAATACTATATagaacaaacaagagcaccgccttgcgggtgctgacgctcatctgattttttttgtataatagaaatattgtcctacccatgattttctaagtctaaaaagggccatcattcttgcaaaaagcaggatagagttatgtttcttgatgtacagtgtccacttatgatggtgaaaaactgttgcaagttttaaagcaatagctttgatagtttatgagaaaagttgacttaaacataatattcaaccaagaaaatgatttttctaagtccaaaaggggcaataattattgcaaaaagcaggatggagttatgttgcttgctgtacagggtcagcttatgatggtgaacaagtgttgcaagtttcaaagcaatagctttgatagtttaagagaaaaagtttacctaaacataaaacttaaccaagaaatctgatattttctaagtccaaaaggggccataaatcttgcaaaaagcaggatggagttatgtttcttgctgtacagggtcagcctatgatggtgaacaagtgttgcaagttttaaagcaatagctttgatagtttaggataaaagctggcctaaacataaaacttaaccaagaaaactgattttctaagtccaaaaggggcaataattcttgcaaaaagcaagatggagttatgtttcttgatgtacagggtctgcttatgacggtgaacaagtattccaagtttcaaagcaatagctttgatagtttaggagaaaagttgacctaaacataaaacttaaccaagaaatctgatattttctaagtacaaaaggggccataaatcttgcaaaaagcaagatggagttatgtttcttgttatacagggtcagcttatgatggtgaacaagtattccaagtttcaaagcaatagctttgatagtttaggagaaaagctgacctaaacataaaacttaaccaggcaagtcgacgccgacgccgatgccgacaaccgctcaagtgatgacaataactcatcattttttttcaaaaaatcagatgagctaaaaatcaaagaaTAATATCTTGAGTGGATCCTCCGGAGATTGGCATTCTCTGGTTTGGTAAGGTGATAACTTTCTTAATCTATGATTTAAAGTCTAATAAGTTGGCACTAACAATAAAGCAAAGGCCTTGAAATGATTCATATCCTACCTCTCACACCTCTGTAGTGTTGTCTAACTTATAccatatatgagccacaccacaagaaaaccaacatagtgcagaccagcctgcgcatcccctttcaaagccaattgcaattagagaaaccattagcgaacagcatggattttgaccagaccgcgcggatgcgcaggctggtctggatccatgctggtcgcaaatgcattatgttggttttctcatggtgaggctcatattttaaaataacacTTTTGTGAGTTTGTCACAGTTGTAACAGTTTTCAAGACCACACTATGTATGACTGTGCTTTTTAAGTCATAATCTTATTTAAGATTACACTTCTATGGTGTTGTCTAAGTTGAAACTCGGTTTCCTTATTTTAATTTCACACTTCTAAAATGTTTTCGGAGTTGTAaccatattttctcatcattttttcTTCGTTTTTCAAAGATGGCTTTTCTGTTCTTGTATGCCAAACCAGCACCTGGAAAAACATACAAACACAacaatttatcacattttttgttttaaaaatcaaaattaaatgctAAAATACAGCCTTCAGGCTCACAACAGCTGTATGTTGGCAAGCATTTACGCTACAACTTGCAAAACTTCAGGACTTGATGTTACATTTTATGCAATGACTTGCAAAACTTCAGAGttttatgttacattttatgcAATGACTTGCAAACCTTCAGGACTTTGTTACATTTCATGCAATGACTTGCAAAACTTCAGGGCTTAATGTTGCATTTTATGCAATGACTTGCAAAACTTCAGGACTTTGTTACATTTCATGCAATGACTTTCAAAACTTCAGTGCTTAATGTTGCATTTTATGCAATGACTTGCAAAACTTCAGGGCTTAATGTTGCATTTTATGAAATGACTTGCAAAACTTCAAgactttgttacattttatgcaatgacttgcaaaacttcaaaactttgttacattttatgcAATGACTTGCAAAACTTCAGGActttatgttacattttatgcAATGACTTGCAAAACTTCAGGActttatgttacattttatgcAATGACTTGCAAAACTTTAGgactttgttacattttatgcAATGACTTGCAATACTTCAGGACTCTGTTACATTTTATGCAATGACTTGCAAAACTTCAGGGctttatgttacattttatgcAATGACTTGCAAAACTTCAGGActtaatgttacattttatgcAATGACTTGCAAAACTTCAGgactttgttacattttatgcAATGACTTGgactttgttacattttatgcAATGACTTGCAAAACTTCAGGGCTTAATGTTGCATTTTATGCAATGACTTGCAAAACTTCAAgactttgttacattttatgcaatgacttgcaaaacttcaaaactttgttacattttatgcAATGACTTGCAAAACTTCAGGActttatgttacattttatgcAACAACTTGCAAAACTTCAGGActttatgttacattttatgcAATGACTTGCAAAACTTCAGgactttgttacattttatgcAATGACTTGCAATACTTCAGgactttgttacattttatgcAATGACTTGCAAAACTTCAGGGctttatgttacattttatgcAATGACTTGCAAAACTTCAGGActtaatgttacattttatgcAATGACTTGCAAAACTTCAGgactttgttacattttatgcAATGACTTGgactttgttacattttatgcAATGACTTGCAAAACTTCAGGActttatgttacattttatgcAATGACTTGCAAAACTTCAGgactttgttacattttatgcAATGACTTGCAAAACTTCAGGActtaatgttacattttatgcAATGACTTGCAAAACTTCAGGACTTGATATTGCATTTTACTTTATGACTCAAACTTCTGAAAGTGTTAAGAACATAATTATTCTATGACGGAAGGCTTTAATCAGAGGACAGTTTTACCAAGGTGCAAAAGATTATATTGTGAGGAATTTTGTACACCAGTCAAGACACCATAACCTACATATGTTACTTACCTTAGTACATTTGTCCGCCTTGGGTTCGAGATCACTGAGCGTGATATCTAACTGTGTGAGAAGGTCAGATTCAAGGTTGCCTCTACCCGCACTTGTATGGAACTGTGCTGTTGGATGATCCTTAAACAAACTCAAGTTCACAGCAAAACCAGCCATGTCCATAGCAAAGGGTCGTTCTGGTTTCCAGAATGTATACCAACCAATAACCTTCACAGATCAAAAATAAATACAGTATTACTTTAACAAATTCCAAATTGTAcatctttagtataaataaacaCTGTACTTTTTCAAGGTAGACTTTCTCAAAACAAATTAGCACTGGCAAGTAAATTTACcatcaataaaataaattgaagcaACACTTTCCCTCAAGAAAATTACTCTGTGAAGAAATACACAGTCTGTCATACATGTACTCGGTTTTGCAGATCTCCAAGCACGTATACAGAAATTTAAAGTTTACAGGTAACATAAAATGTGCCTCTTGTAGTCAGATTTTTCAGTAAAGCTTACCTTTCCTTGTCTGACAACAGGGGACTCGTACCACAGGTAACCAACTAATCCTACAGGCCACACAGTTACCTTCTTTGTGAATCGCATCTAGAAAGCAAGTTAAACATCTTGGTGACTTGTAGATAAAAACCTACtggacaatattttttatttaaaactagtTTAATCAAGTGGGAATCTTAAATTCTAAGCAATAAATAAATAGGAATTTAATATGATCACTGTGGTTTGATATCACTGACTTACACAACCCCAAAATCATTAGAAATTAGTCTGCAATGATGACTTTACAGAAAAGCACCATATGTTCTCATCAAGACAGCCAGATAGAGACTTGGAGAGATTACCTGACGAGATACAGATTTAGAGAGATGACCTACCTCTTCAAACAACTGTAAATCATACGTATTATCATCATCAGCAAAGTAAACAACCCCAGTGTTGGATGGTTGTTTCCGGATCCAGTCCAGTGCAGCATTTCTCTGGTATACTCCTCGAGGTTTTAACCAGTTAGGATCATCTTCCTACAGCCGgcagaaaatatgataaactatacagaaataaatgtaaaaattagaTTGTTGTTCTGtaaaaagcttgatgtaaaggtATATTTCTAGTCAGCTTAATTTCCAGATAGAAGAAATCTGTTCACtgtaatttttttcaaagctACATGCCCGCAGTTTGGACAATATCTTTAATACCTCCAGTAACACATGGActttgatatacaatgtatactgagaaaaaaaagtgttgaacattttttaaaaaatcacataaaATGCTGATGGTAGCCAATCATAATTTCGAAAGCATTTTGTAAACACTGTATTTGTATGGGGACACTTTATAAAACTTCCTGTCTACCAAAAGCCATCttaacaaaacacatttattaaaatttttagcACTTCATACTGCTTAGAAAAAAATGTGAGCAAGTCATTTTAACAAACTTTctaacctttttttttatttgttgttgttgtatactATATATTGTActttgcatttgtttaaaaatccTCCCTCGGCACAGAATTTCTGATTATCATTAACAATGCTGATGGAAACCGTTAGTTGTTTTCCAATTCATTTCATCAGTCAAGTGTGATAAAATCCAAGAGTCTGGGATTTTTCCCTGTACTTATGTTTACAGATGTTTGTTACCTTCTTGCAAATCCATCATTACCTAATTCAGCtgaatttatttaaagaaatttgtatatatgtctacTTTACCACACAAAAACAAATGCCAAAAATGTTAATAACTAGACTTTTCCATGTTTTTTTCTTCTAAGTGACGTCATTATTACCTAATCATTATCTAAGGCAAGATCTCATCAAAacataatattacatatttcagttatgcTTAATTACTACCCATGATCCACGTCTTTATAAACTGACAAAAATTTAGGACGAGAATGTCCTACTTTGTATACACATTCATAAAAGACAACTTATCATATTAACACAAATACTGGTAAATCAAGATACAACTTATATCTTGCCAGATGCAAATGCATATATCTTTTATATTGTAAGCTTTCAAGTCACCTCATTAGCTACTGCTATAATAACGTTATGCAAAACTCTTacctttaattttaattttcctGGTGTGGCAATATTCAAATGTGTGTATGGAATTTTACAGCTGGTTAAGAACCTGCTTACAAGAACTGTCTTAGCAGCGGAATCTTCCACTATTATCCAATGAATGTTAGGAACATGCCTCAGTGTATGAGATAACCTTGTTAATTCCGCCTTCTGCTGAGGTCTTGAATAAGTCGGTGTTACAAGATAAATTTTTGGAAGACCTGAACTTTCACTTTTTAAGTGAGACAGTCTTATTTCAGCTTTCCTGAGTTCTGAATTTAATTCGTCAACTCGTCTTTTGAGCACATCAATCTCACTTTTCTGTGACTCATGTTTCTGTTGAAAGATCTGCACCTTCTTTTTTTCAAGTTCATATTCATCTCCATTATCCTGACACCAGCTAGCTGAAAACATAATGGAATTCTATATATATCTTGATATCAtttcaggtgtttttttttttcttaaagcaCAATGCCTTATGATTTCCATTTTTGGAATTAAGACCTTTTAATATACTGTAGAATCATTTAATATTATAGGtgtgaaattttgtggtttttacCAAAATGACAATTCCACGGGCATATAAATTCATTGAATGGAAATATTTTGATGCAGTAAGTTGCAGTTCTTCATGGATCATAGCATCTCTGTTTACAATATGATAGCATATGTTTTgggttatgaacataaaatgtattcatttcCTCTTATTTCCTGTTTTTGGTACATGTAGTTACCTCAGACATTTGTAACTCAAAAGTTAGTATTTTGTCAACACAATGCAAAGTATTATTAAATACATTGTAATTTCTTCCCTATATAGCCCAGACAATTgtttgtaaacacatgacataACATAGTAGTAttctaaatgtatattttcagcaGAAACatcacatttttatttataaatcatcATACTAAGTTTTGTACAGATttctgtttctatatttttttcttttaacttatATAACTTGTTAATATTGATTATCTtaccaaaatttaaatatatccataCGATAGCTAATACAGTTCCAACAAAGTACACATAGATCAGTTTCCTGGGTAGCATCCTTCATTGTCTAGGTCTTTTGACATCATCTGCTGGGGACCATTTACATAAACGtgttacatctctgaagtataatAAAGGATACCATGTGCAAAATTTTAAgacagaaaaaaactttattatttgtaaaagataatcttttatattcataaaagataataataattataatgacaaTACCGTAATCAAATGTCAATAGGCTGCCCTGAATGGTTATTGGTATGGCTAAACCTATTATGGCACAAGGGTGTAGACATTTGCAGTGAAAGATTTGTTgttaggcataaaaaaaattgtttgcttctggtatcccaacctaccataaatttttggcccgaccctaaatgtttttatggtcttGGAGAATTTTTTcccaactttttgacaaaaagttgcaagaTTGCActgtttatgctttaaacatggtcagtgatgttagaaatcaacttactgatgcttttaaggcataacccccttatttgtattcatttttttgacacaaaaataatttccgagaagtcccacttaaaaaaaaaaaaaaaattaacgacCTACCTACCGCTTACCAGaaacaaataatttcttttacCCCTTATTACATACCTTCACTTAGTACAGtaaaaaaatggttaaaattacaaaaaaaaagtcatCTGACTTGCTCAAGATATATCAGCACACTTCattacaacaagagggtcatgatgatcctgaattgctcacctgagtgatatgagctacatgtttcaaatgtcaaactgatgataaaatattaagaaagtcagtagttcacattcatggtcaatgaaattcagttttacgatttgtgtgcaaaactgtgtatgtcatcaaaatttcaaggctgtatcttaaaaaacaagaaagtaggtcagtaggtcaaggtcacagtcaagtgacatcatattacttggggtcatcaggtaattataattaaacagtcttggaaataggattagatgattttttaagtatttttcctatataactcacataataactaagtgaccccacagtggggcctcttttaaccccaggggcataatttgaaaaatttggtagaggactactagacaatgcatcataccaaatatcaaaagcctaggtcgtatggtttcagacaagaagatttttaaagctttttcctatataagtctatataaaacttgggacccccagggcagggcctcttttcacccaaggggtacaatttgaacaattttggttaaggaccataagacaatgctacaaaccaaatatcaaaggtctaagtgttgtggtttcagaaaagaagatttttaaactttttttcctatataagtctatgtaaaacttgggacccccagggcggggccacatttgaccctagggggataatttgaacaattttggtagaggaccactagatgatgctacaaaccagatatcaaagtcctaggccctgtggttttggacaagaagatttttgaagtttttcctttcgggtgccatggcaaccagagctctgcatggaattcaattttttgaaaaattttgaaagggggccacccaaggatcattcctgtgaagtttggtgtaattctgtccagtggttttcaagaagatttttttatgaaatgttgacggacggacgccagacattgagcagtcataaaagctcaccatgagcctttggctcaggtgagctaaaaaacacatAATAatggcaactttatgacaactaatcatagCTTTTCccagcaattaccttatataTTGGAAACACAGTACatagtagtacatgtatattgagatgctgggtctagaggtccagttaccagacccctagccacttctaaacttatataattatatccctgTTTCTGTTTCTGTATCTGTTCATGTGTGTAGAAGGACCACTTCTGGTATATATTATATTCTATGGTGAGGAGGCTAGAAGTGGTCTGGGAGGGCTTTCTTAAAGCCGTAGATGCGCGCACTACACTATCTTCTAGGTGGTTCCAATGCACTAGTATTTCCAGGAAAAAAgagtttttaaacaaatttgtgtGAGCATGTGgtataacaaacaaacaagagtTAGTAGATATTTACATGTCTGTCTagaattagtcaaaataattcaaagttcagattgttttatatttgtgacaggcaatctaaacgtcaaaactttgaaggaccaaaataatggaagttaaatcacagtacacagtcatgtaaagttattggttttatatggcgtgtaaacacacggtaaacgttgatcgtgtacagtacatacaaaggtttaaatcaccagaaaattcataattttggatatcatttgataattttaacatagattaatgaggaattgaatccccttttgatacatgtgaGTTATATTTTAATCTATGGCCAATTAGTGAAATAATCGACAGATAAACCTATTGCATGTAAAGCgccggcagcgatgaaaatttcatcggaagttgcttcaactattttggtcattcaagtgtttgacgcaagtggggatattgcccatatgaaaaaaatatttcaatatttcctaggatcgttGGACTAGTCTAGAATGTTTAGCGGACAAAAGCTACAAATTCTATCTCCTAAAGTCTATCATTCTTTCATTATCTTTTTCTTTACTTAGTACCATGTGTCATGTAATATTTaactacatctacatctacggagatactcccaacaatcaatttctgatcataactgtgTCTGATGTAATACATGCAGAAGTACTTAAAAGAgaagtatttaaaatttaatgtatcGGATACAAATTACAATCCGGACACTGGTACAGTATAGATAATCCTATAACAATGTATCATTTTACTCCTTTGACATGTCACTGGtatattttaattcaatatttgaaataataaacttgAGAAGGAACGAACTTCAAAGTCCATACAACAGTTCCTCTACTTACAAAATTCACCTCAATCCCAAACACCggctttgttgttgttgtttttagccaCATCAGCAGACGCTCGGATATCCGGGTTTTTCAGACGCAAAGTGAGTCATTTTCCACGG carries:
- the LOC123534175 gene encoding galactosylgalactosylxylosylprotein 3-beta-glucuronosyltransferase 3-like, with the translated sequence MLPRKLIYVYFVGTVLAIVWIYLNFASWCQDNGDEYELEKKKVQIFQQKHESQKSEIDVLKRRVDELNSELRKAEIRLSHLKSESSGLPKIYLVTPTYSRPQQKAELTRLSHTLRHVPNIHWIIVEDSAAKTVLVSRFLTSCKIPYTHLNIATPGKLKLKEDDPNWLKPRGVYQRNAALDWIRKQPSNTGVVYFADDDNTYDLQLFEEMRFTKKVTVWPVGLVGYLWYESPVVRQGKVIGWYTFWKPERPFAMDMAGFAVNLSLFKDHPTAQFHTSAGRGNLESDLLTQLDITLSDLEPKADKCTKVLVWHTRTEKPSLKNEEKMMRKYGYNSENILEV